atagtctagtttccttttgaaaagataacctttattatcattttttctgtgaaaaaagcacctttgagacaataaTGCTGAAAGCGGGGGTGTTGGCTATATTTTATTATCTTCCTATTTTAGCATTAGCCTTGGCCTACTGCatcccaaatatatattttttataggaGACAGTCTTCTTTAGCTGCTTTAGTGCTTTTGGACAAGCTTGGCCAAAGATAGTTTGGAATCCATTCTGATATTTCACCTACAGGAATTGAGTGAATTGCTGGTTGAGCATTACTTCACTTCTATCACCTGGGATGCTGGCCAAGGTCCTGAGCCAATGCATCTGTCTTGCAACAGAAGGGAACAGCTGTAGCCTTAAGTGCCATTGCTGTTCCCCAGTATGTGCTGTCTGCCCTTGTTTGCCTTATTCTATCAAATAATAGGTTATCCCTGCCTTTGGTCAACCTTCTTAATATAGCTAACCCTCCAATCCAAATTCTattcaataaattaaataaatctagGAAGCATTTCCAATCCAAATATGGCCtttgcaatcctttttttttcactGGGGTGATATTATTAAATCTGTAGAATGTATTATAAGGTTATCAGTCTAGGAAGAGTTCCTAATGCAAATATGGTCTTTAATCAtcccttctttttttctgaagagaTAAAATGTAATTTGTGTAAGACCACGTGGTGTTAATAATAAAGATAAGAAAGGAGACTCAAGACcattgtttctcaaccgtggcaactttaaaatgggtggatttcaactggagaattctgggaattgaagtccacctatcttaaagttgccaaagttgagaatgcTGCTCAAGACAATAGATTTTAGTGCCATTAAGTATGTCAGTATGGAAAACAGCCAGCTCTTGTATAATCCATGAAGAGGGCTTTGGTACTCAATATGTTTTGATTTCCAAAGGGTTTTTGCTTCAAAATGCTTCATATTTCCAGCATTTGCCTCACAGCTAATGAGTAAAGGAATCTATGGTTTTGCATGTGGGAGAACTCCAATCTACCATGGGAAAGTGATGGGTGAGCTTTAAAGCTGGGCATTTGGATTTTGAGAAAAGGATCAAAAATTGATCTCGGCACACTTTTGCCTCTGCTGTGACCTCCAAGTAagggttcattctctgagcttgtgggttggtttctgaatggtTCATTACCAGagcaggtaacatcttcagcggagtttagaGGATGTAGagctcttctgtttataagggtttCAGgtggtgtgtcaagtgagggttttGTGATGGGTCAGCTCTGACCCATCAATACTGGGTACAATACTGAGTATTGTACTGATGACTCAGAGCTGagcctcacttgacacacccacacctgaagcacttataaacagaagaacactgacatcccctaaactccgctgaaTATGTTACCTGGCCTGGTAATGAgccattcagaaaccaacccacaagcttggtgAATGAATCCACAAACCCTCACCCTtatcctacacctgagctacagatattggcCATTATTGCAATCCCCCAAGTAAGCTGGTATATCTAAAACAGTATCCTGCAAAACAGGAGTAAGAGAGTTCCATTTTGTGGACCAGTTGTAAAATATTCAATGAACTTTACAACAAACTTCTACGTCAATGATTAATAACTGGGTTAGATTTAACACAGATGTTGGGATCTCATATTACTTattgaatattattatttatggAATAAGAATCCATCTTTAATTTTCTGTAAAAACAATTCTGATTAACAGGAAAAGAGAAGCTTCAAATACTTCCTCTTTAATGCCTTGCAAAGGGTACTTCCATATGTAAGGGCTGCACCAATCCAATGTCAGTCTTCTTTGTCTGCATATTGTTGTGGCTCATAGAGATCTTCTCACATGAGATGATTAGGTTTTAGCTCAGCAGATATTCCTGAAAGATTACTGGGAGGAATAGTTTGGAAGCATTTTGATGTGCTGCAGGTCAAGTAGCTTTCCATTGCCAGTAGATCCCAAATTGTCCTGCcctctatttttcacatttcccaACTTCCTCAAGGGGACACAACATCATACATACAGATGGAGGATTTCCTCCATTGTTCGCAGTCCATCAGACCAGCTCAGTGGCTGGAAGTTGGTTGCTTTCTTTGctacaaagaaataaatatgcaAGGGAAGAATGAAAAATAGAATCCTGAGGACATTTATGTCACTATTTGAAAATGTCATGAGTAGGAAGGCCAAAGAAACTGTCCTTGGAAGCAAGGTAAGGAACTAAAAAATCATCCTTGGGCCACAGAAAATATTATTCTGTGTCTCTTACTTGGCAAGATCTTTCCACCTATGCCTTCATGATCTTAAATAGGTATGGTCTCCAGATGTTTCTGAATTAAAACAACAGCTACCAACATCCGTCATTATTGCCCTGGttgatgaattttagcaacatctggagaggcacagattcacttaatgatgagTAAAAGCTAATAATTTGCTTTAAGAAATTAAAGTATCTTTTTGTTCTAGattattgtttcatttttatgGTTAGCAACCTAATGCAttatattactccattccaaagCAGATTAAATAATACttccagctttgtttggaagaaaGCAGTGTTATgtttgatcttttaaaaaatccatctaTTTTAGAAATAGTGATACAAAGCTGTAAGTTCTTACATGAACTTTTGGCACTCTCGTACATGATTTTATGAGTGTAGCATTCTTGGGCAAATCGTACTTAAATGTTGCCAGATTTTTAAAATCTCACAAACATTTTATTGTGAGATATGGCTTCATtcaagccattttaaaaaaaaacaaatgtaatTTGAGGGATTTCACATATAACTTTCTGAGAATGATAGTTGTGGTCTATGCAAGCGCATGATAGTTGATTTTTGACTTAAAATTTTATCACACATTTACCAAGAAGTTTTCAATGAGAGGCATCAGTGCTAATGATAAACTCACCTGGAAAACTTTTCTATTAATCTTTCTCGCCATACACAGCCCCAAATTAGCATATGCACCTGTGGGCAATCTTGGTATCATAGACACTGTTGGGCTACAACCCTCTTCACCTCCAGCCAGCTTGAGAAAGGCTTGGAAACAGGAATAATTCTAGATGTGCTCCTCTGTTTCCAAGAGGTACAAAAGTGAGACTCAGCATAGTAAAAACATGTTCCTTCATGATTCTCAGGAATCCTCAATCTACCTGGTTCtgtgtacaggtactcctcaacttacaaccattcatttagtgactatttgaacttACAATTCAgaaaaaattgacttacaacaggtcctcacacttatgaccattgcaacatccccacagtcacatgatcaaaattcaagagtTTGATAACTGGcacatatttacaatggttacaaCATCTTGAGATTATGTGATTGTcagttgtgactttcccagccagcttctgataagcaaagtcaaggggaggATGGGactgaatttgcttaatgactgctgattCACACCAACTACAGCAATTTGTTTTAACCATGgcaaagaaagttgtaaaattgggcacgacTCACTCAAtaatcaccttgcttagcaatggaaattctggtcacaatttggattgtaaattgaggactacctgtgcctcCTTCCCTATATTATTAATTTCCTAGCAGGATATTTGAAAATAACAAACAGCATATAGATCTGATTCAAATAGATCTTTTAACTATTTCTGTCCATTCTGTCTCCACCTTACCTGCCCGATTAATCTCGATTATCTCCTCTTGAGCCAAGGGGCATGAGTCACCCTGGTTGCTGCGATGTGGGGACTGCATGTCCGGTTTGCAGTAGTTGGGTGAGCCAGGTTGGGGGGCTCGTGGGATgtgcttgttctttttctttggtaGTTTCTGCTTGGCCATAGCCAGCGAATAATACATGCCAAAATTGTTGACGATGACTGGCACAGGCATGGCAATGGTCAACACACCAGCCAAGGCACACAGTGCTCCCACCAACATGCCTGACCAAGTCTCAGGATACATATCACCATAGCCCAAAGTCGTCATGGTCACTACAGCCCACCAAAACCCAATGGGGATGTTCTTGAAGACGGTGTGCTTGCTGCCCGTTATGTCGTCTGGGTCAGCACCGATCCTTTCAGCATAATAGATCATGGTGGCAAAGATCAAGACCCCTAGGGCCAAGAAGATGATGAGGAGCAAGAACTCATTGGTGCTGGCCCTCAGCGTGTGACCTAGGACTCTCAGCCCTACGAAATGCCGGGTCAGCTTGAAGATCCTTAGGATCCGGACAAATCTTACCACCCTCAGGAAGCCCAACACATCCTTGGCTGCTTTGGATGAGAGGCCACTGAGACCCACTTCCAGGTAGAAGGGCAGGATGGCCACAAAGTCGATGATGTTGAGGGTGCTCTTGATGAATTCCATTTTGTCTGGGCAAAAGATGACCCGGATGAGGAACTCAAAGGTGAACCAGATGACGCACATCCCTTCCACATAGGTGAGGAAGGGTTCTGTTTCCATTTCATAGTCCACCTTTATGCTGGTACTGTTCCCCGTCTTTATgatttctgtcttgtttttgaagTGGTTGAAAGCCTCATGGGTCTCTAAGCAGAAAGTGGTGATGGAGATGAGGATGAAGAAGAGGGAGGCAAAGGCCACATACTGGAGAGATGCAGAAGGACAAACGTACAGGGAAGAAGCAGACAAAGAGGAACAGCAGGGAGGCGAGAATGTCAAACAGGAAAGGACAGGGAAGGAAAACATTAGTGCTAACTCATAATTGTAAAAGAACAAACTCTTCTAGAAAAGGAACAACCTACCCTACAAAAATCAGTCCCTTCCCAATAATTACCTCCTCTTCAATAAATAGCGCCTAAGTCTATCCCAAGAGACAGCAAATACCCCACTTATCCCATTGTTAGTGAGGGAAAACTGAGGCATGGGATAACAGGGAAggacatatttcatttttttaaatgtggcccattaaaaaaaaaatcctcatactATAGCTAGACAATTAGATTAGATACTGATGCATTAGCCTAGTTTTCTTCTTatgcagaaggttttttttttagcaaatggAGGGATCAGCATTTAAAAATGGTAACCTATCCCCTGCAGTTGTTTCTGCCATCTTAATATATCTAAGTCAGGTCTaataactgttggaagaaaaaaacccaaaatgatgTAGCAATGAGTAATTTTCCGCCCTATGTTACAGAGCTCTATTATATTTTAAGTAGTATCCTGAGATGGCTTATCTGCTTATTGTACTCTATTCATTACACTTTATAACCTATTAAATGGATTCATATGATTTATTATGGATGAGGGTGCTAAccatgtttgtgtatgtgtgttgcaTACGATGCTTTCTTGTTGCTGTCATAAAAGTCAAAAACTCTTAATGATCTATTGCATGTCCATAAAGATCTACcaataattccagattgttttcCAACACCAGTTCTAGCTTGTTAGTGTCTGCCCTTTTTTTGGGATGATGGTTCCTTGGTGTGTGACGTCTTTCCCAATGTTTTCTTTCCATTTGACTGGACGCAGAGTTTTTGTCAAATCTCCACTCTAAACAAAGCTGCCTCCTTGAATTCGCAATAGCTGGCCATCATGTTTAATAGCCATCAATTGAATGTTTGTCTGGCCACCTTCTAAAGCAGACTTCTTCATTAGAGTACCCTCCAGCTAGGGTGATATGGAAGTCCCACAATTCTGGCTAGTACGGCTGAAGCATTTAGGGGCTACAATTTGATTTAAAGCTATCAGAGGTCATGGGAATCCCAGCATCTTGTAGGGATAGCCAGCCTTGTCTCTGCATACCTCATGAAAGAGGATGGGCAATGTTGTCTTCCTTGAAGAAAGCTTTTCTTGGAACTATAGTATGACCCTTGCCcaatatccacttttttttttggtcttatcTTTACTTCAAAGAAACTGATGTGAGTCCATATTCCTCTATGCTTTATGTACAACAGTTTTTCAGAAACTCTGAAATTACAAGTCCAAGATCACCCGGGGAATTTATAGCAAACAAAGGATTCATAAGTATGCTTCCCCAGTCATAGCCTAATGCTCTAGCCTAGAGGCATTCAACTttgagaactttaagacttgtggacttcaactcccagaatcccccagccatggctgagtggggaattctgggagttgaagtttacaagtcttaaagttgacaaggttggatgcCTTCTAGGCTAGCCATTCATTCTGTATTAATTCTCAACTGATGTGGAATAGAGAAAAACCGGATTCCATTAGCTGCGCACTTGTGAAATTCATTccatgattttgggccaattattCTTTTTTCAGTCCAACCTACCTTGTAAAACTGATGCAATTAATGACTGGGGAGGGGAGAACCAAAAAGAACTTGCTTTATTCCTTAGAGGAACCAGAATCTATTATTACAATGTAACACCTATTTAGCATTCACCAACTGACAGTTGCATTATGGAGGTACATAATTTGCTTAGGTGACACAAAAGTCAACATTTTGATTTGAGACTCTGagcctgaattaaaaaaaaaaacacaaggaaaTTTCCCACTCTTCTGACTGTATTTGCTCTTTAATCTGCATAGTGAATGCAGGTTGCAGATCTCTTCCCTTGGTGTGAATTTTGGTTTATTTTTGGGCAGAATTGCAGTGATCCTGTCACAGCTCTTTTGAGGTCAACTTTGTTCCATTTTTTGGTTTCATTTTCACACCGGGAATTATAGGTTGTAAAAGAACAGGAACTATGCAACTTGCCCATAAATCATTGTGCCATTTAGGGAACAAGCTAGGGATTTAAAACCTGTTACAAGGGAATTTTGAGATGATAAAACTTCTCCTTCCTCCCGCTTAAATTTCTGCTCTTTTCCAGCAGAATTTTGAATGTTTTAACTATCCTAATTTGGATGAATGAATAAAAAGCCCAGAACAGAAAGGATTCTGATGAGATTTCAGGCTCGGCATTCATGCACCTTCTGTTATACCATTCTCCTATTTTAGTCCCTTGAGAAAACAGTGAAAGCAAGCAATGACGCAAACAGTCATGTGCTCCCTTGCACATATACTGAGCATTTCACATTCATTCACATTCCTCCATTGGtatacacacaactcacacaaacTCTGATTGTCTAGGAGTTTTAGCAGCTACATCATTACCAAATGTTTTGTCACCACGTGGGCTCTGACACTGTCCTCCGAGGTATGTCCCGTGTACAATCATGTACAAGTAAATATTTGCATGTAATCTTCAATTTACTTTCCCTCAGGCTTTGAAATAATGCTCATGTGCACAACTGTACAGAAATCACTTTCTCACTTCAACTTCACCTGCATGCGTACACCCTCCAAT
Above is a window of Ahaetulla prasina isolate Xishuangbanna chromosome 4, ASM2864084v1, whole genome shotgun sequence DNA encoding:
- the LOC131198463 gene encoding potassium voltage-gated channel subfamily C member 1-like gives rise to the protein MLSSVCVSSFRGRKSGNKPPSKSCLKGEMGRNEDNDKIVINVGGIRHETYRSTLKTLPGTRLSWLTEPDACSNFDYDPKADEFFFDRHPQVFAYVLNYYRTGKLHCPADVCGPLFEEELAFWGIDETDVEACCWMNYRQHRDAEEALDSFETPESQEDEDSGDLKRLCLQEDGRKLGWWSSWQPKVWALFEDPYSSKMARYVAFASLFFILISITTFCLETHEAFNHFKNKTEIIKTGNSTSIKVDYEMETEPFLTYVEGMCVIWFTFEFLIRVIFCPDKMEFIKSTLNIIDFVAILPFYLEVGLSGLSSKAAKDVLGFLRVVRFVRILRIFKLTRHFVGLRVLGHTLRASTNEFLLLIIFLALGVLIFATMIYYAERIGADPDDITGSKHTVFKNIPIGFWWAVVTMTTLGYGDMYPETWSGMLVGALCALAGVLTIAMPVPVIVNNFGMYYSLAMAKQKLPKKKNKHIPRAPQPGSPNYCKPDMQSPHRSNQGDSCPLAQEEIIEINRADSKQNGDAANAALANEDCPTIDQALSPEEKSPVTPGGRERYNRDRACFLLSTGDFGQSPDGNIRKGYEKSHSLNSIAGLPPSPAPPSFGSPGSVRRPRSPIPSIL